ATGCACGCGTCCGTGCTACTCGGCAGGTAATGGGAAGCGAATCAACGACGCACGAACCGCCGGTAGACGAAGAGCGCGCTCCGGGGTCGCTCGGCACTCGGGTCTGCTTGGCGCTGGCGGAGGAGGAGAACGTCCATCCGTGGGAGTCGCCGCCGCTGTACGACGTTCTCGACCCGAGCGTGCTGGAGGCGCTCGACGGACAGGAGAACGAGGCGTGGCGACTCGCGTTCGAGGCCGGAACCCACACCGTCGTCGTCACCGGCGACGGCGACGTTACGGTGGACGGCACCCGCTTCACCGACCGGGACTTCCGGGAGGCGCTGGACTCGCTCGACGAGGAGCGGCGCGCCGAGCGACCGCGGATTCGATAGCTTCGTCAGACCGCGTCGCCGTCGGCGACCGCTCGTGCGGCCGACGCGATGCGCTCGCGTTCGGCGCGGGCCTCCCGCCAGTCGGCGACCAACTCCGAACCGAGTTCCCGGAGGTCGGGGTCGTCGCACTCGGTCGTCTCGCCGCGTTCGAGGTCGTAGAGTTCGTCGTCGCCGGGCCGCCAGACGTACTTCCAGTTCTCTCCGCGGACCGCGACCGTCGGCATCCGATTGTGCGAGAAGACGTGGGTGTCGAGCGCGTCCTCGTACTCGTCGCCGCGCGCGAGCGAGGGCAGTAGGTCGGGCAGGTTCCGGAGCGAGAAGGGCTTCTCGACCCGGCCCTCGGGACCGCCGGCGACGACCAGCGGCACGTCCACCAGTTCCTCGTAGAGGTCCCGGCCGTGGCCGTACATGCCGTGGTCCCCGAACGCCTCGCCGTGGTCGCCGTGGACGACCAGCATCGGGTCGTCGGCGAGTTCGCGGGCCGCGCGACCGACGAACTCGTCGGTGTAGCGAATCGTGTCCTCGTAGGCGTCGGTCAGCACGTCGTGGAATCTCGGCGTGAGGCCGTCGCCGTTCCGGTCGGCGAACAGCGAGAGGTTGGCGGGGTAAGTCGCCAACCGCGAACGCGACCGGTAGTCCTTCGGCGGGAGGTACGGCAGGTGAGCGTCCACCAGAAACACCCAGAGGAAGTACGGGTCGTCGGCCGACTCGGTCCACGCGACGATGTCGTCGTAGAACGCCTCCCACGACATGAACATGTCCTGTCCCTGCCACCAGTTGATGGCCTTCACGGCCAGCGACGACACCGGGTTGGTCTGCTCGCCGCCCTTCAGCAATCCCTCCGAGGCGTCGTCGTCCATGAAGTCCTCGAAGTGATCGAACCCCTTGTCGAAGCCGAAGTACCGCGAGGTCCACGGGTTCGCGGTGAAGGCGGCGGTCTCGTAGCCCATGCGCGAGAACCGGCGCGCCACCGTGTCGCGGGCCGACAGGTGGTCGCGGATGTGGGCCTTCATCGAGGCGCGGTCCGAACCCGTCGCGCCCTCGCGCTCGACCGGGAACTCGCCGGTCAGGAACGTGGTCGCCGAACCGTGCGTCGCGGGGGCGGGGGCGACGGCGTTCTCGAAGACCAGTCCGTCGGCCGCGAGTCGGTCGAGGTTCGGGGTGAGGTTCCCGTCGTGGCCCGCGAACCCGCAGTGGTCGGCTCG
Above is a window of Halorussus limi DNA encoding:
- a CDS encoding HalOD1 output domain-containing protein — translated: MGSESTTHEPPVDEERAPGSLGTRVCLALAEEENVHPWESPPLYDVLDPSVLEALDGQENEAWRLAFEAGTHTVVVTGDGDVTVDGTRFTDRDFREALDSLDEERRAERPRIR
- a CDS encoding sulfatase — protein: MSDQQSVVLLTIDSVRADHCGFAGHDGNLTPNLDRLAADGLVFENAVAPAPATHGSATTFLTGEFPVEREGATGSDRASMKAHIRDHLSARDTVARRFSRMGYETAAFTANPWTSRYFGFDKGFDHFEDFMDDDASEGLLKGGEQTNPVSSLAVKAINWWQGQDMFMSWEAFYDDIVAWTESADDPYFLWVFLVDAHLPYLPPKDYRSRSRLATYPANLSLFADRNGDGLTPRFHDVLTDAYEDTIRYTDEFVGRAARELADDPMLVVHGDHGEAFGDHGMYGHGRDLYEELVDVPLVVAGGPEGRVEKPFSLRNLPDLLPSLARGDEYEDALDTHVFSHNRMPTVAVRGENWKYVWRPGDDELYDLERGETTECDDPDLRELGSELVADWREARAERERIASAARAVADGDAV